From one Geoalkalibacter halelectricus genomic stretch:
- a CDS encoding cytochrome c biogenesis CcdA family protein has product MTPVEFSLATALMAVFAGLASVASPCVLPVVPIIVTGTEEDHRHRPLLIVLGLSAGFIAMGAATSLFGGAIAPVMPVFEKVAGVVIILFGVLMLFGWNLFKNLHFFQRIGAGGKGRWSGLVLGLTLGLVWIPCVGPMLSGVLTLVATQGSLVSGVVLLAFYSLGFAIPMLLAGYASQRMRHRIRLINAYPMAVRVVSALILIGFGIAILNLGMLELGMTT; this is encoded by the coding sequence ATGACTCCCGTTGAATTTTCCCTGGCAACCGCGCTGATGGCGGTTTTCGCGGGGCTGGCCAGCGTCGCCTCGCCCTGCGTGCTGCCGGTGGTGCCCATCATCGTCACCGGCACCGAAGAGGACCACCGCCATCGCCCTCTACTCATCGTGCTCGGCCTGAGCGCCGGTTTCATCGCCATGGGCGCGGCTACCTCCCTGTTCGGCGGGGCCATCGCGCCGGTCATGCCGGTATTCGAGAAGGTTGCCGGGGTGGTTATCATTCTCTTCGGCGTGCTGATGCTTTTCGGCTGGAATCTCTTCAAGAACCTGCATTTCTTCCAGCGTATCGGCGCCGGCGGCAAGGGCCGCTGGTCGGGCCTGGTGCTCGGGTTGACCCTGGGGCTGGTGTGGATTCCCTGCGTGGGCCCCATGCTCTCCGGGGTGCTCACCCTGGTGGCGACCCAGGGCTCCCTGGTCTCCGGCGTGGTGCTGCTGGCCTTTTATTCCCTGGGCTTTGCCATCCCGATGCTGCTGGCGGGTTATGCGTCGCAGCGCATGCGCCACCGCATCCGCCTGATCAACGCCTACCCCATGGCGGTGCGCGTGGTCAGTGCGCTGATCCTCATCGGCTTCGGTATCGCGATTCTCAACCTGGGGATGCTTGAGTTGGGCATGACGACCTGA
- a CDS encoding thioredoxin family protein, with protein MIRKVFLVLACALIVGCTDGQVAESGSAALPNSTQGLHQLVFFLDPSGGPCIMQAQILAGMEGEFRDRVVVRFVQTTVPEDRGLFARYGIRGLPALLLADASGQEVRRLSPGVKSAGEVRSLIELVN; from the coding sequence ATGATTCGCAAAGTTTTTCTGGTTTTGGCCTGCGCCCTGATCGTCGGTTGCACCGATGGGCAGGTTGCCGAGAGTGGTTCCGCGGCGCTGCCGAACTCCACCCAGGGCCTGCATCAACTGGTTTTCTTTCTTGATCCCAGCGGCGGTCCCTGCATCATGCAGGCGCAGATTCTGGCCGGCATGGAAGGGGAATTCCGCGACCGGGTCGTGGTGCGCTTCGTGCAGACCACCGTTCCCGAGGACCGTGGCCTGTTCGCCCGCTACGGAATTCGCGGCTTGCCCGCATTGCTGCTCGCCGATGCCTCCGGCCAGGAAGTCCGGCGTTTATCTCCCGGCGTCAAAAGCGCGGGCGAGGTCCGTAGCCTGATCGAACTGGTCAACTGA
- a CDS encoding class I SAM-dependent methyltransferase, whose product MVSHFDLLAPVYEKLLGPPDPRLWAELLRLPCTGILLDAGGGTGRVSGAMASLVDQVVVSDVSRHMLRRAYVKKGLGAVQSDVATLPFPDGCFQRILVVDALHHFPRQQAALAELTRVLAPGGRLVIEEFDIARLPVKALALFERLLLMGSRFPSVEQILAMIKRCGVRGEIRRDGMAVRVIVDK is encoded by the coding sequence GTGGTTTCACATTTCGATCTGCTGGCGCCCGTTTACGAAAAGCTGCTCGGCCCTCCGGACCCCCGGCTCTGGGCGGAGCTGCTCCGCCTGCCTTGCACGGGCATTTTGCTCGATGCGGGAGGCGGCACCGGCCGTGTATCGGGAGCCATGGCCTCGCTGGTGGACCAGGTGGTGGTGAGCGATGTCTCCCGGCACATGCTGCGCCGCGCATACGTGAAAAAGGGCCTTGGTGCGGTTCAGTCCGACGTCGCCACCCTGCCCTTCCCCGACGGCTGTTTCCAGCGCATTCTGGTGGTCGACGCTCTGCATCATTTTCCCCGCCAACAAGCCGCCCTCGCCGAACTGACGCGCGTCCTCGCCCCTGGCGGGCGCCTGGTCATCGAGGAATTCGACATCGCGCGTCTGCCCGTCAAGGCCCTGGCCCTGTTCGAGCGCCTGCTGCTCATGGGCAGCCGTTTCCCCAGCGTGGAACAAATTCTTGCGATGATCAAGAGATGCGGCGTGCGGGGAGAGATCCGACGAGACGGAATGGCGGTGCGGGTCATCGTGGATAAGTGA